From a region of the Mycoplasma miroungigenitalium genome:
- a CDS encoding Cof-type HAD-IIB family hydrolase, with the protein MKKNINLSNEKFISFKKDLRLTKNEFYNLVEIKNDSELSLIPLFRFHNKTTKEEIIVKINNVNEFVSFRTQKLDIKDFDTFVFDMDGTLLDSKKNIVPTNLDKLNELRALGKNICIATGRAIFMLENYLKLIPYNLPFLCANGGMVYDHQTMEMISNFNIKDYDAKLLMDKCEELNLGYYVFWNNGLVGVNVENSEDFKSRDYSKMMKPEHWALNPGREFLKGKTICKILVTFDAHQQQDILNFADYVKEFKSLVGVQTQKNFFDVGEPSSKAKALESIVNKYNIDLNRTVSFGDANNDAPTFEVTALSCAPLNSMENALNATTFVSNKTSNEDWIADFINKYLQK; encoded by the coding sequence ATGAAAAAAAATATTAATTTAAGTAATGAGAAATTTATTTCTTTTAAAAAAGATTTAAGACTTACTAAAAATGAATTTTATAATCTAGTTGAAATAAAAAATGATTCTGAGTTAAGTTTAATACCTTTATTTAGATTTCACAACAAGACTACTAAAGAAGAAATAATCGTTAAAATTAACAATGTTAACGAATTCGTTTCATTCAGGACTCAAAAACTAGACATCAAGGATTTTGATACTTTTGTTTTTGATATGGATGGAACATTGCTTGATTCTAAAAAAAATATCGTGCCTACTAATCTTGATAAACTAAATGAACTAAGAGCATTGGGCAAAAATATTTGCATTGCAACTGGTAGAGCTATATTTATGCTTGAAAATTATCTTAAACTAATACCATACAACTTACCTTTCTTATGTGCAAATGGCGGTATGGTGTACGACCATCAAACAATGGAGATGATTTCAAACTTTAATATTAAAGATTATGACGCTAAATTATTGATGGATAAATGCGAAGAATTAAATTTAGGTTACTATGTGTTTTGAAATAATGGCCTTGTCGGAGTAAATGTCGAAAATTCTGAAGACTTCAAATCACGTGATTATTCAAAAATGATGAAACCCGAGCACTGAGCTTTAAATCCAGGTCGAGAATTTTTAAAAGGAAAGACAATTTGTAAAATTTTAGTAACATTCGATGCCCACCAACAACAAGACATTTTAAATTTTGCCGATTACGTCAAAGAATTTAAATCATTAGTCGGTGTACAAACTCAAAAAAACTTCTTTGATGTTGGTGAACCCAGTTCAAAAGCTAAAGCGTTAGAATCGATTGTTAACAAATATAACATCGATTTAAATCGAACTGTTTCATTTGGAGATGCAAACAATGATGCCCCAACATTCGAAGTAACAGCATTATCATGTGCGCCTTTAAATTCAATGGAAAATGCCTTGAATGCTACTACATTTGTTTCAAACAAAACATCAAATGAAGATTGAATTGCGGATTTTATTAATAAATATTTGCAAAAATAA
- a CDS encoding M17 family metallopeptidase: MIRYYSTFRNDRFVLKAINKQQAEKLNDKISQKHGKITEFTDTKIAYIFIEKELNYSELVKLIDRNIVTGYRDYQIELITFTNSILDMEAVIKAFYSRVFLYEAVLFNKKKEAPEKRQFTFLFPDASYVDIAHKCATIALNKNSARNLQIMPENFCNSEKLADFIADEFSQNKDLEITVLNKKQISDLNMGLLLSVNKGSTFAPRVVVIEYNGDPNSDEKVVFVGKGITFDTGGMNTKGYHMEGMKFDMSGSVIAAYAVKAAAELKIKKNVSAVMCITDNRQDGDASLPENVYESMAGISVEVTDTDAEGRLVLADGLYYAATKLNATSLVDVATLTGACVSALGHEYSAIYSTDEENWDIFNTAANNAKEKVWRMPMHEDFHEPNTASLVADLNNYNNDETSDHNTAAMFLKQFTNNVPYIHCDIAGTADLKGKPLGALLDTLVEFAILK; encoded by the coding sequence ATGATTAGATATTACTCGACATTTAGAAATGATAGATTCGTTCTTAAAGCAATTAATAAACAACAAGCTGAAAAATTGAACGATAAAATATCTCAAAAACACGGAAAAATTACTGAATTTACGGATACCAAAATCGCTTACATTTTCATTGAAAAAGAATTAAATTATTCAGAATTGGTAAAATTAATTGATCGAAACATCGTTACAGGTTATAGAGATTATCAAATTGAATTAATAACATTTACAAACAGTATTTTGGATATGGAAGCGGTAATTAAAGCTTTTTATTCAAGAGTATTTTTATATGAAGCTGTTTTATTCAATAAGAAAAAAGAAGCACCAGAAAAGAGACAATTTACTTTTCTTTTCCCCGATGCTTCATATGTTGACATTGCTCATAAATGCGCAACAATTGCGTTAAATAAAAACTCAGCAAGAAACTTACAAATAATGCCCGAAAACTTCTGTAATTCAGAAAAATTAGCTGACTTCATTGCAGACGAATTCAGTCAAAATAAAGATTTGGAAATTACAGTATTAAATAAAAAACAAATTTCCGATTTAAACATGGGATTGCTATTGTCTGTAAACAAAGGTTCCACATTTGCTCCAAGAGTAGTTGTAATTGAATATAACGGAGATCCTAATTCTGATGAAAAAGTAGTATTTGTTGGAAAGGGAATAACATTTGATACTGGCGGGATGAATACAAAAGGATATCACATGGAGGGCATGAAGTTTGATATGTCTGGTTCAGTTATTGCGGCTTACGCAGTTAAGGCTGCTGCTGAATTAAAGATTAAAAAGAATGTTTCAGCCGTAATGTGCATTACTGATAATCGTCAAGACGGTGACGCTTCTTTACCAGAAAATGTTTATGAATCAATGGCTGGAATTTCTGTAGAAGTAACCGACACAGACGCCGAAGGACGTCTAGTTCTTGCTGATGGATTATATTATGCAGCAACAAAACTGAACGCAACATCATTAGTTGATGTTGCGACATTAACAGGCGCATGTGTCAGTGCTTTAGGACATGAATATTCAGCAATTTATTCAACAGATGAGGAAAATTGAGATATTTTCAACACTGCTGCTAATAACGCTAAGGAAAAAGTTTGAAGAATGCCAATGCATGAAGATTTCCATGAACCAAACACTGCAAGCTTAGTTGCTGATTTGAATAACTACAATAACGACGAGACGTCGGATCACAATACAGCCGCAATGTTCTTAAAACAATTTACTAATAATGTTCCTTATATTCACTGCGATATTGCGGGTACTGCTGATTTAAAAGGAAAACCTTTAGGGGCTTTATTGGATACTCTGGTTGAATTTGCAATTTTAAAATAA
- the gap gene encoding type I glyceraldehyde-3-phosphate dehydrogenase: MKKIAINGFGRIGRLTLRHLLETKENDIEVVAVNDLTAPEMLAHLLKYDTAFGPLSNDIKVENGSIWVDGKEIKVFAEKDPENLPWGELGIDIVLECTGFFVKRNLSEKHLTAGAKKVLISAPAGSDVKTVVYNVNHETLNAEDTIVSAASCTTNCLAPVVKVLVDNFGVKNGFMTTVHSFTGDQMLQDGPHRKGDLRRARAAGQNIVPSSTGAAKAIGLVVPEASGILDGFALRVPTITGSFVDLSVQLEKQPTVEEINAAFEKAANETLKYNTDLIVSSDVIGSHFGSIFDSTLTKVKEANGEKIYKIFAWYDNEMSYVSQLVRVTKLMASFK, from the coding sequence ATGAAAAAAATAGCAATTAACGGATTTGGACGTATCGGACGTCTAACATTACGTCATTTATTAGAAACAAAAGAAAACGACATTGAAGTTGTAGCCGTAAACGATTTAACAGCACCTGAAATGCTAGCTCATTTACTTAAATACGATACAGCTTTTGGACCATTATCAAATGATATTAAAGTTGAAAACGGATCTATTTGAGTAGACGGCAAAGAAATTAAAGTATTTGCTGAAAAAGATCCCGAAAATCTACCTTGAGGCGAATTAGGAATTGACATCGTTCTTGAATGTACTGGTTTCTTTGTAAAAAGAAATCTATCGGAAAAACACTTAACTGCAGGTGCTAAAAAAGTTTTAATTTCAGCTCCAGCTGGTTCAGATGTTAAAACCGTTGTTTACAACGTAAACCACGAAACACTAAATGCTGAAGACACTATTGTTTCAGCAGCATCATGTACTACTAACTGTTTAGCGCCAGTTGTTAAAGTTTTAGTTGATAACTTTGGTGTTAAAAATGGATTTATGACAACAGTTCACTCATTCACAGGAGACCAAATGTTACAAGATGGCCCACACAGAAAAGGTGATTTACGTAGAGCTCGTGCAGCAGGACAAAATATTGTTCCTTCATCAACAGGCGCAGCGAAAGCAATCGGCTTGGTAGTTCCTGAAGCTTCTGGAATTTTAGATGGTTTTGCTTTACGTGTTCCAACAATTACTGGATCATTCGTTGATTTATCAGTTCAATTGGAAAAACAACCAACTGTTGAAGAAATTAATGCTGCATTTGAAAAAGCAGCTAACGAAACATTGAAATACAATACAGACTTAATTGTTTCATCAGATGTTATTGGTTCACACTTCGGTTCTATTTTTGACTCAACATTAACAAAAGTTAAAGAAGCTAATGGTGAAAAAATTTACAAAATTTTCGCATGATACGATAATGAAATGTCTTATGTATCACAATTAGTTAGAGTTACAAAATTAATGGCAAGTTTTAAATAA
- the rplL gene encoding 50S ribosomal protein L7/L12 gives MAKLEKDTFISALKEMSIKEVMELVQAMKDEFGIDPSAVAVAAAPAAGEAKEEKSSVNVVITADNGKKLPIVKVVKELLGLALMDANKLVSTLPAVVKENVTMNEAEELKAKLEEAGASVEFK, from the coding sequence ATGGCTAAATTAGAAAAAGATACATTTATTTCTGCTTTAAAAGAAATGTCAATTAAAGAAGTTATGGAATTAGTTCAAGCAATGAAAGATGAATTTGGTATTGACCCTTCAGCAGTTGCTGTTGCTGCAGCACCTGCAGCTGGCGAAGCTAAAGAAGAAAAATCATCAGTTAACGTTGTTATTACTGCTGACAATGGTAAAAAATTACCAATCGTTAAAGTAGTTAAAGAACTATTAGGATTAGCACTAATGGATGCAAACAAATTAGTTTCAACATTACCTGCTGTAGTTAAAGAAAACGTTACAATGAACGAAGCTGAAGAACTAAAAGCAAAACTTGAAGAAGCTGGCGCATCAGTTGAATTCAAATAA
- the rplJ gene encoding 50S ribosomal protein L10 has product MNAKESKFKLMKKEQAKMISKKIKNTKGLVVAEYRGLSVAELTELRVEAKKAGVELVVFKNRIFKYALKDTDFEALGNHLVGPNIYAFSNEDELAAAKVLSQFAKTNKLLVLKAGIFEGKVIDAKGVAEVATLPNYEEALGILARSLIAPLQQLSLSLKLYSEKESE; this is encoded by the coding sequence ATGAACGCAAAAGAATCTAAATTCAAATTAATGAAAAAAGAACAAGCAAAAATGATTTCAAAGAAAATCAAAAATACTAAAGGACTTGTTGTTGCTGAATATCGTGGACTTTCTGTTGCTGAATTAACAGAATTACGTGTTGAAGCTAAAAAAGCTGGCGTTGAGTTAGTTGTTTTCAAAAACCGTATTTTCAAATATGCACTTAAAGATACAGATTTTGAAGCTTTAGGAAACCACTTAGTTGGACCTAACATTTATGCTTTCAGCAATGAGGATGAATTAGCTGCCGCTAAAGTATTAAGTCAATTTGCTAAAACAAATAAATTATTAGTACTTAAAGCTGGTATTTTCGAAGGAAAAGTTATCGATGCTAAAGGTGTTGCTGAAGTTGCTACATTACCAAACTATGAAGAAGCACTTGGTATACTTGCACGTTCACTTATCGCTCCTCTACAACAACTATCCCTTTCTTTAAAACTATATAGTGAAAAAGAAAGCGAATAG
- a CDS encoding DHH family phosphoesterase, whose amino-acid sequence MNMKDKFKKFWEIINQHEYVTLCTHTNPDGDTIGSSVAFKEIIELNCKNIKEVKISGGDCPRNLNFLFEKELSLVDDEFFDKSLVVVVDTSAKKRIFDKRVITEESLKFDHHPCEEKWKFEIGGDYWPATGQLLAEMVMTLNLKLNQKALKGLAVAILTDTNNFAERNISSTTFDVMSYLLKQGLEYKEVLLQMQLNKEEKKLIFETISTAKTDGIVTYIISKETISNDIVRPLVNTFLDIADTEVSLCVLKNVEGKYRCSIRSRSYYDVNKIANYFGGGGHKNSSGFVINSLEQLSEVVAKINLK is encoded by the coding sequence ATGAATATGAAAGATAAATTTAAAAAATTTTGAGAAATCATTAATCAACATGAATATGTTACATTATGTACTCACACTAACCCGGACGGCGATACAATCGGTTCTTCAGTCGCATTTAAAGAAATTATTGAATTAAATTGTAAAAACATTAAAGAGGTAAAAATATCTGGTGGTGACTGTCCGAGAAACTTAAATTTTTTATTTGAAAAGGAGCTTTCGTTAGTCGATGATGAATTTTTTGATAAATCTTTAGTTGTGGTCGTTGATACATCTGCAAAGAAAAGAATATTTGATAAAAGAGTCATAACGGAAGAATCGCTTAAATTTGATCATCATCCTTGTGAAGAAAAATGAAAATTTGAAATTGGCGGTGATTATTGACCTGCTACTGGTCAACTACTTGCTGAAATGGTAATGACATTAAATTTGAAATTAAATCAAAAAGCTTTAAAGGGACTGGCGGTTGCGATATTGACCGATACAAACAATTTCGCTGAAAGAAACATCTCTTCAACAACATTTGATGTCATGTCATATTTGCTTAAACAAGGTTTAGAATATAAAGAAGTTCTTCTTCAAATGCAGCTAAACAAGGAAGAGAAAAAACTTATTTTCGAAACAATATCAACTGCAAAAACTGATGGTATTGTCACCTATATAATAAGCAAAGAAACTATTTCAAATGATATTGTCAGACCTTTAGTTAATACATTTTTAGATATTGCCGATACCGAAGTTTCACTTTGTGTACTTAAAAATGTAGAGGGTAAATATCGCTGTTCTATCAGATCGCGTTCGTATTATGATGTTAATAAAATAGCAAATTATTTCGGGGGCGGAGGTCATAAAAACTCGTCAGGATTTGTTATAAACTCATTAGAACAACTATCTGAAGTGGTTGCTAAAATTAACTTAAAATAA
- a CDS encoding MATE family efflux transporter — MENEQRKHIKQDRANRLFGNTPIKKAIWIVVIPSLLTALMVGLYSFADTIFIQQFVPKTKIIFDTNTNPGEIYNFLPSLNIRHITHDEYYALYEKYKSVGAGIPEINGNLIVSTANAAFQPLIVFSNSIVFLIPVGASIYYTKCIGKGYEFTGKNLWATMFWVCFSLSLLATLISFTLVGSGLIDSLAGRNIVDPNVVKDSNERELLQAYYDAAHNMSVSWASQYVYIYASGTIIQGLSLFLSYFIRAEGYNVYTMGVGIGSNVINISLDAIFIIVLKQGVLGGVVATVIGWTFNLLMYVWYVIYLNVKGKSWLDFRKLFKFKFNKALLGPTFLLGASGFVRGFGTAIAFAVLNLLFTKTSFSLSGSYQFYLAKCMPVLFLFVMAIFGINDGARSLLSFNYVKRDFKRCREIYIWTLIVAVTYAVLSYILVAATAESVIVKILNTTDDTKYEVAKFMRVMMLRIVFLSFSISSVLLFQGTNDIEKSLLSVSMENFICYLIIAPLSWLIGSLIFRYTGSYEWSNYAILIAFVVNSLISSMILFGFSWHYTTKKLPNIDQAKLSWSRKIEHKFFAQAAEYEKQFA, encoded by the coding sequence ATGGAAAATGAACAAAGAAAACACATCAAACAAGATCGTGCAAACAGATTATTTGGTAATACCCCAATTAAAAAAGCTATTTGAATAGTTGTTATTCCTTCACTTCTTACAGCTTTAATGGTTGGATTGTATTCATTCGCAGACACTATCTTTATTCAGCAATTTGTGCCAAAAACAAAAATAATTTTTGATACAAATACTAACCCAGGAGAAATTTATAATTTCTTACCTTCCTTAAACATTCGTCACATCACGCATGATGAATATTATGCTTTATATGAAAAATATAAAAGTGTCGGAGCCGGCATTCCAGAAATTAACGGTAATTTAATAGTCTCAACTGCTAACGCTGCATTTCAACCTTTAATTGTATTTTCAAACTCAATAGTTTTTTTAATACCGGTTGGAGCAAGTATTTATTACACAAAATGTATTGGTAAAGGTTATGAATTTACTGGTAAAAACTTATGAGCAACTATGTTTTGAGTTTGCTTTAGTCTATCACTTTTAGCAACATTAATCTCATTTACTCTTGTTGGGTCTGGATTAATAGACTCGTTGGCTGGTCGAAACATTGTTGACCCTAATGTTGTAAAAGACAGCAATGAAAGAGAATTGCTTCAAGCATATTACGATGCCGCTCACAATATGAGTGTTTCGTGAGCAAGTCAATATGTATATATTTATGCATCAGGAACAATTATTCAAGGTTTAAGCTTATTCCTTTCTTACTTTATTAGAGCTGAAGGGTATAACGTTTATACGATGGGAGTCGGAATCGGTTCTAACGTTATAAACATTTCTCTTGATGCTATCTTTATTATTGTTTTGAAACAAGGTGTTTTAGGAGGTGTCGTAGCCACTGTAATAGGATGAACATTTAACTTATTAATGTATGTGTGATACGTAATTTACTTAAATGTAAAAGGCAAATCATGATTGGACTTTAGAAAATTGTTTAAATTTAAATTTAATAAAGCGCTTCTTGGACCTACATTTTTACTTGGTGCTAGTGGGTTTGTTCGTGGTTTTGGTACAGCAATAGCTTTTGCGGTATTGAACTTACTATTTACCAAAACTTCATTCTCCTTGAGCGGAAGCTATCAATTCTACTTAGCTAAATGTATGCCCGTTTTATTCCTATTCGTAATGGCAATATTTGGAATAAATGATGGTGCAAGATCGTTATTATCATTTAATTACGTAAAACGTGACTTTAAAAGATGTAGAGAAATATATATATGAACATTAATAGTTGCTGTAACTTATGCAGTGTTGTCATATATTTTAGTGGCCGCAACTGCCGAATCTGTCATTGTTAAAATTCTAAATACTACTGATGATACTAAATATGAGGTTGCAAAATTCATGAGAGTTATGATGTTAAGAATTGTCTTTCTATCATTCTCAATTTCATCAGTCTTACTTTTCCAAGGAACAAATGATATTGAAAAATCATTATTATCAGTCTCAATGGAAAATTTCATTTGTTACCTAATAATTGCCCCTTTAAGCTGATTGATAGGTTCGTTAATATTCCGTTATACCGGAAGCTATGAATGAAGTAATTATGCAATACTTATTGCATTTGTAGTTAACTCATTAATTTCGTCAATGATTTTATTTGGCTTTTCTTGACATTATACAACTAAAAAACTACCAAATATCGACCAAGCCAAATTGTCGTGAAGTAGAAAAATTGAACATAAGTTTTTCGCTCAAGCTGCTGAGTATGAAAAACAATTCGCATAA
- a CDS encoding pseudouridine synthase, which yields MINGWNRDGKMEEIRLHKFIAQAGLASRREAEKMIKEGKVLVNGIVAKLGAKVTKNDIVTINGKVIENKVDKLVYFVLNKPKKTVSSSKDQFGRQTVVDLVPNNYRVVPVGRLDYNTTGTIILTNDLQMVNELTHPKYEIPRTYRARIDEPLSLRKFRMLNEGVMVNNKLSKQIVDQVEHKSYLVTLHVGSYHHVKKLFESIGHKVINLKRVSFANINVDKMPEGTYRELTLKELKDLKNIIRIQKEKLNKKEIE from the coding sequence ATGATAAATGGATGGAATAGAGATGGAAAAATGGAAGAAATAAGATTACACAAATTTATAGCTCAGGCGGGTTTAGCATCTAGACGCGAGGCTGAAAAAATGATTAAGGAAGGAAAAGTTCTTGTTAACGGCATAGTCGCTAAATTAGGTGCCAAGGTCACTAAAAATGATATTGTAACAATTAATGGTAAAGTAATTGAAAACAAAGTTGATAAACTTGTATATTTCGTACTTAATAAACCTAAAAAAACTGTTTCTAGTTCAAAAGATCAGTTTGGGCGTCAGACAGTGGTTGATTTAGTACCTAATAATTATAGAGTTGTTCCGGTTGGGAGACTTGATTACAATACAACTGGAACAATCATTTTGACGAATGATTTGCAAATGGTTAATGAATTAACTCACCCTAAATATGAAATACCCAGAACATATCGTGCGCGTATTGATGAACCACTTTCACTAAGAAAATTCAGAATGTTAAATGAAGGGGTAATGGTAAATAATAAACTTTCAAAGCAAATAGTTGACCAAGTTGAGCACAAAAGTTATCTTGTCACATTACATGTTGGCTCATATCATCATGTTAAAAAGCTTTTCGAATCTATTGGTCATAAAGTGATTAATTTAAAACGTGTATCGTTTGCTAATATTAATGTAGATAAAATGCCTGAAGGCACTTATCGTGAATTAACCCTTAAAGAACTAAAAGACTTAAAAAACATTATTAGAATTCAAAAAGAAAAATTGAATAAAAAAGAAATAGAGTAA
- a CDS encoding nicotinate-nucleotide adenylyltransferase — MKIGLFGGSFNPVHNGHIKIAKYAYEQLGLDKLIFIPAATNPFKKKQKNVSAQDRIKMIELSIYDCPENFEISEYEIKKGGVSYTYQTIRYFAKKYESDELFFLIGSDCLPTLHKWEFIEEITKTAKFVVFKRSNNFNKTNIKRFNLIKLNNELYEESSTAIRKGVLSYTDPKVNAFIGQNRLFAKEIVHSTLTALRAKHSVATAEFSAKLAKANGLTYNQGYYAGLFHDICKEVPEQASREFISSFGLNGFDKSIYPRHKLHQVCGSLWVKYVYMINDQSIVDAIECHTTLKSNLTKLDKILFIADKICDGRAFSGVQKLRQLALENLEEGFKQVVIVNYEYNKSKGVVFDDEQQKIYDKWME, encoded by the coding sequence ATGAAAATAGGATTATTTGGAGGTAGTTTTAATCCAGTCCATAATGGACATATTAAGATTGCCAAATATGCTTATGAACAATTAGGGCTAGATAAATTGATTTTTATTCCTGCAGCCACTAATCCATTCAAGAAAAAACAAAAAAATGTTAGCGCTCAGGACAGAATTAAAATGATAGAGTTATCAATATATGATTGCCCTGAGAACTTTGAAATTTCGGAGTATGAAATTAAGAAAGGCGGTGTAAGTTATACTTATCAAACAATTAGATATTTTGCTAAAAAATACGAATCAGATGAATTATTTTTCCTTATTGGTTCAGATTGTCTGCCTACCTTACATAAATGAGAATTTATTGAAGAAATCACCAAAACTGCCAAATTCGTAGTTTTTAAACGAAGCAATAATTTCAATAAAACAAACATTAAAAGATTTAATCTCATAAAACTTAATAACGAATTGTATGAAGAATCCTCAACCGCCATCAGAAAAGGAGTTTTGTCTTACACTGACCCCAAGGTCAATGCTTTTATAGGTCAAAACAGACTATTTGCTAAAGAAATTGTGCACTCCACATTAACGGCTTTAAGAGCTAAACATTCAGTAGCCACTGCTGAATTCAGCGCTAAATTAGCAAAAGCTAATGGTTTAACTTATAATCAGGGATATTATGCAGGTCTCTTCCACGATATTTGTAAAGAAGTTCCGGAACAAGCATCAAGAGAGTTTATATCTAGTTTTGGATTAAATGGGTTTGATAAGAGCATTTATCCTCGACACAAGTTACACCAAGTTTGTGGTTCATTATGAGTTAAATATGTTTATATGATTAATGACCAATCTATTGTTGACGCTATCGAGTGTCACACCACTTTAAAAAGCAATCTAACAAAATTAGATAAAATTTTGTTTATTGCGGACAAAATTTGTGATGGCAGAGCTTTTAGTGGAGTTCAAAAATTACGTCAATTAGCTCTTGAAAATCTCGAAGAAGGTTTTAAACAAGTGGTTATAGTTAATTATGAATATAATAAATCTAAAGGTGTGGTTTTTGATGATGAACAGCAAAAAATCTATGATAAATGGATGGAATAG
- a CDS encoding Y-family DNA polymerase encodes MSKIIFHIDFDSYFASAHRVLNPQYDGKPIAIGKNLKRSIACSVSYELKAKGAKSGWPNYKILEKEPRTIFIEPNFDLYINLSNKIFDFLGENYTKNIEVYSIDECWVDVTNITDENNAVNLAKSIQKRVYSKFRIPISIGISHNKFLAKLSTNLAKPFGVLHTKVIDIKDRIWPLGIDEYFGIGESTSQRLKEIGIDTIGKLASRDKNDYDLYEIFRSRTKRFIDEAKGIFNEELNYGHNDLKSIGNELTFLSFDLDERDEILKILFNLCQKVSLRAKNRNAVGHVITVSVRSTAKRWTRQQMTLNIPTNDSDEIYSKASSIFNNIFKENFIRGIGVKLSRLVNEFDVVKPISLFEATEHEDKIKSIIKNINYKMRVKSLKTGDEFERDKVKENIQSRYLCEDTAKKG; translated from the coding sequence ATGTCTAAAATAATTTTTCATATTGATTTTGATTCTTATTTTGCTAGCGCACATCGCGTATTGAACCCTCAGTATGATGGTAAACCCATTGCAATTGGCAAAAATCTTAAACGTTCGATTGCTTGTTCAGTAAGTTATGAGTTAAAAGCAAAAGGCGCAAAATCAGGGTGACCCAATTACAAAATTTTAGAAAAAGAACCAAGAACAATTTTTATAGAGCCAAATTTCGATTTATATATTAATTTGTCAAACAAAATATTTGATTTTCTAGGAGAAAATTACACTAAAAATATAGAGGTCTATTCAATAGATGAGTGTTGGGTGGATGTGACAAATATTACTGATGAAAATAATGCAGTCAATTTAGCGAAATCAATACAAAAACGTGTATATTCGAAGTTTCGTATACCTATTTCCATTGGCATTTCCCACAATAAATTTCTGGCTAAATTATCAACTAATCTAGCCAAACCTTTTGGTGTTCTCCATACCAAGGTAATAGATATTAAAGATAGAATTTGACCATTAGGAATTGATGAATATTTTGGTATCGGTGAGAGTACTTCTCAAAGGTTAAAGGAAATTGGAATTGACACAATAGGGAAATTAGCCTCTCGTGACAAAAATGATTACGATTTATATGAAATTTTTCGTTCAAGAACCAAGCGTTTCATCGATGAAGCGAAGGGCATATTTAATGAAGAATTAAATTATGGACATAATGATTTAAAATCAATAGGAAATGAATTAACATTTTTGTCTTTTGATTTGGATGAACGCGATGAGATATTAAAAATTTTATTTAATTTATGTCAAAAAGTAAGTTTACGAGCTAAGAATCGTAATGCTGTTGGTCACGTAATAACTGTTTCGGTAAGAAGCACTGCTAAACGCTGAACTCGTCAACAAATGACGCTCAATATTCCAACTAATGACAGCGATGAGATTTACTCTAAAGCCAGTTCAATTTTCAATAACATATTTAAAGAGAATTTTATTAGAGGCATTGGAGTCAAATTATCTCGTTTAGTAAACGAATTTGATGTCGTAAAACCAATATCATTATTTGAAGCTACTGAACACGAAGACAAAATTAAAAGTATTATTAAAAATATAAATTATAAAATGAGAGTAAAATCATTAAAAACTGGTGACGAATTCGAAAGAGATAAAGTCAAGGAAAATATTCAGTCACGTTATTTATGCGAAGATACAGCAAAGAAAGGATAA
- a CDS encoding iron-sulfur cluster assembly scaffold protein, which produces MSFNHEQKRQIIMAHYLEPEYKKILDNNKITRHGKACADYLEFSFEINNNKINNLYFDAKGCAFMIASTDLICKELNGKSVDEASNFIEKYESFIKNGGDNSIENELGELAIFNNVKEHPNRYYCATLLSSALKEELNV; this is translated from the coding sequence TTGTCATTTAATCACGAACAAAAACGCCAAATTATTATGGCGCATTACTTAGAACCCGAATATAAAAAAATACTAGATAATAATAAAATAACCAGACATGGGAAAGCGTGTGCTGATTATCTTGAATTCAGTTTTGAAATTAACAATAATAAAATAAATAATTTGTATTTTGATGCGAAGGGCTGCGCATTTATGATTGCTTCTACTGATTTAATTTGTAAAGAACTTAATGGCAAAAGTGTAGATGAAGCATCTAATTTCATTGAAAAATATGAATCTTTTATTAAAAATGGTGGGGATAATTCAATTGAAAATGAACTAGGAGAGTTAGCAATTTTTAATAATGTTAAAGAACACCCTAATAGATATTATTGTGCAACGTTACTATCAAGTGCTCTTAAAGAAGAGTTAAATGTCTAA